TAGAATACCACGTCCTTTGCCGCAACCTCACGTACCAGTCCGCTAGCTTTTCTCAAGAACACATCGGCCACGGTATTCCCTCCCATCGTGCTGTACTCGGGCAAAGACCTCGCTGACCCCCTAGTTCTGCTGGTACTCCCTTCTACTCACCGGTACTGTTTCTTCACTTGCCATTTCTGGTATGCTTGAGACAGCAGAAGACCCGGACCCCAGAACTGCGTATAGGAAGCAGGGAGGTCTGTAACCTTGTTCGCTGAGAGGCGCACGGCGTCGTGCGAGAGAGGCAGCATATAGTAAGACTGATTGCCCGCATCCTGGAGACCAAGCCCGGAATAGGGTTCGCGTACATTTACGGCTCCTTTGCTTCAGGGGAACCATTCCGGGACATAGACTTGGCCGTCCACCTCTCGGATGTAACAGGCAAGGACTCCATTCGCTATGAGATAAGGCTGGAGACAGAACTTGAGGATGTCCTGGGCTTCCCGGTGGATGTAAGGGCATTGAATATGGCGCCGCTCTCCTTTCGCTACAGCGTATTCCGGCACGGGCGCCTGATACTTGAGAACGAGCCAACCAAGCGGGTTGAGTTCCAGGCCCGATCCGTGAAGGAGTACCTTGACTTCGCGCCGGTGCGCCGCCGGTGTTTTGGAGGAGAGCCAGTGACATGAAGTACGATCATATGAGGGTGGAGAGGCTCATATCAGCGTGGCGGTCCGCGTCTTTCCATTTGCAGCGCCTGGCAAAGGTTCCTTCCTCAGAGTTCATCCGTGATGCTGACAAGATCGCGAGTGCAAAGTACAACTTCATCATGGCCATCGAGTCTGCCATAGACGTGGGTCAGCACTTGATCGCGAAGAACAAGCTAAGGGTGCCCGAGGACTATGCGGACACCTTCATTGTTCTCTGGGAAGCCGGCATTATTCCTGAGGAATCATTATCCGGTTTCCGGGAGATGGCGAGATTCAGGAACAGTCTGGTTCACATCTACTGGGATGTAGACGATTCAGTGATCCACGAGATACTTCACGACCACACGAAAGACCTGAGTGTCCTTCTGGACGTGTTATGCAGGACCCTGGGGATTGAGGGTTAGGAAGGCGTGTGAAACGCCTCCCTTGGCACTGCCAGGGCTTCCAACGGCGCAAGGCTGCGTTCCAGCGGAACTGATCACCTGACCCCCTCCAATACAGAGGCCCGGCCCTGATGTGGGCCGGGCGACGTAAGGAGGGGGTCTCCTATTTCTTGAAGATCGTGCGCTGTGGGAGAAGGCACCTCCTGATCGGGTTCTGGAGGAAGTCCGAAATGGTACCTCCAATGCGATCGAAATCGGGCTTGCTCCTGATCTTCGCGAAGGTCTCCCAATCCTTGATTTCGAGGTGCATCTCGTAGATGGGGCTGCTCCCGATGGTGGTGGTGAATATGTCCATGGAGCTTACGCCTTCCTGGCTGCTGCATAGAAGATAAGACGGGTCCGCGCCTCGCCTTGAAGAGTATGGTGGGCCATTTTGATGAAGGGCCGTTCCCGTGGCGGCAAAGACCCCTTCACCTGGTGGGGCCTCCAGGGAGGAATAAAGGGTTTGGTGGGGAACTAAATAGCGGGTCATGGGAGGTCTGACAACTACCCTGAGAGGAGATCCATCCAAGCATGACTGGCACAGGGGAAGGTTTCCGGGGGATGAGGCCTACCTGGGCTGAAGTGCATCTTGAGACTCTTAAGGCCAACGTCAGGGAGCTTCTGCGCTTGACGGCACCGGGCGCTGTGATGATGGCGGTGGTGAAGGCCTCTGCCTACGGGCACGGGGCGGTGCCTGCAGCCAAGGCCTGCCTCGAGGCCGGAGCTGAGTGGCTGGGGGTTGCCCTCATGGAGGAGGCGCTGGAGCTCAGGGCCTCAGGTATAGAAGGTCCCTTGATGGTCCTGGGTGGCGTGTCTCCGGAAGCCATGAGGGTAGCGGTGAAGATGGATGTGGGCTTTCCCGTCTTCTCGGGGGAACACGTGCGGCAGGCGGCGGCCGCCTCCAGGGAGTCTGGGAGGGCAGCCCGGGTTCACCTGAAGGTTGACACCGGTATGGGGCGCATAGGAGCAAGGGTCGGCTCTGGCATGGAGGATCTCATCCAAGCCCTCAAGTATACCCCTGGGGTGCACTTGGAGGGCACCTTCACCCATTTTGCCTGTGCCGACTGGGAGGACCTGTCCTACACTCGGAGGCAGTTCGAGATCTTCCAGGGGGCCTTGAGGCTCCTGGAGGAAGCCGGCCTCGACCCGGGCCTGAGACACACCGCCAACAGCGCAGCCTGCCTAGACCTGCCCTGGTCCCACCTGGACATGACGAGGCCGGGATTGAGCCTCTACGGCTACTACCCCTCGCAGCACCTGAGGAGCAGAGCCAGGCTGGAGCCGTGCCTGGAGTGGAAGACCCGGACGGTCCAGGTGAAGGTGGTTCCCGGTGGGGAGCTCATAGGTTACGGCTCAACCCACAGGACCCCTGGCGACAGGGTTATAGCCACGGTGCCCGTGGGCTACGCCGATGGATACTCCAGGGCATTCTCCAACAGGGGAGAGGTGCTGGTGAAGGGAAAGAGGGTTCCCGTGATTGGCAGGGTGTGCATGGATCAGATGATGCTGGATCTGGGAGTGCCCGGGAGCCTGGGGGATCCCAGGGACCTCCTCGGAGAGACCGTGGTGCTCCTGGGCCGCCAGGGGGATGAGCGCATCACCGCAGATGACCTAGCCTCCGGCATGGGTACCATCGCCCACGAGGTGCTCACCAGGATAGGGGAGAGGGTGCCCCGGGTCCACCTCTGAGGTGGACATGGCCCACGTTGCCGACCTGATGGCTGCGGGAGTACACCCCAACCCAACCCTCTACACTGACTTTATAACCACCACCACGCACAAGATCCTCAGGGAAGCCAGAGGTGCCCTGGTCCTGCAAGGAGCAATACAAGGAGAAGATGAAGATAGGGTAAGTCGGTGTTCCCCGGGATCCAGGGGGGTCCCCTCATGCACGTGATAGCTGCCAAGGCCGTGGCCTTCAAGGAGGCATCAACCCAGGGGTTCAAGGAGTACCAGGAGCCAGGGCCTTGGCGGAGGGCCTGATGGCCGGAGGGATGCGCCTGGTCTCCGGGGGTACGGACAGCCCTGATGCTGGTGGACCTGGAGCCGGTGGGATAACGGGCAAGGAGTCAGAGAGGCTCCTTGACGAGGTGGGGATCACGGTCAACAAGAACACGCTTCCCTTTGACAACAGGCCGCCCATGGTGACCAGCGGCATAAGGATCGGCGTGCCCGCGGTCACCACCAGGGGCATGGCGGAGGACGCCATGGAGAGGATAGCCAGGATCATAACCCGGGTCCTGAAGAACCCTGCTGGCGCCGCCACGAAAGCACAGGCTGCCCGAGAGGTACAGGTCCTTGACAGGACCTATCCCCTCTACCCCGGACTCTGGTAGGCGGGGACGGAGACCAGGAAGCAGCAGGGCCGTTTAGAAAATCTATCTCGGAAAGTTAGAAGGAGAAGTCGGGAAGGGCCTCGAAGGATACTAGTATCCTTGATGTAGACCCCGCGCTATTGCCCTTTTTCTTTGCTGTTGAGGAGGAGTCCGGGGCCAAGGTGTAGAATTGTCTGAAACACCTGAACGACTAATCGACAGGTTGGGAGGATGGGAACTTGGGCCGCCTAGACCCGGGTTCTGCGAGTCTTGCTGAGCACTGCGATACCCTTTTCTTCACCGGTTACGCCAAACTCCCAGCAGGCATCACCGCTACCGAGATGTTCAGGGTGGTGGGTATCGGGCTTGAGGTGAAGGCGAGGACAGGGGAGATCATCGCCGCCGACTG
This genomic stretch from Bacillota bacterium harbors:
- a CDS encoding nucleotidyltransferase domain-containing protein, whose protein sequence is MRERQHIVRLIARILETKPGIGFAYIYGSFASGEPFRDIDLAVHLSDVTGKDSIRYEIRLETELEDVLGFPVDVRALNMAPLSFRYSVFRHGRLILENEPTKRVEFQARSVKEYLDFAPVRRRCFGGEPVT
- a CDS encoding DUF86 domain-containing protein, which translates into the protein MKYDHMRVERLISAWRSASFHLQRLAKVPSSEFIRDADKIASAKYNFIMAIESAIDVGQHLIAKNKLRVPEDYADTFIVLWEAGIIPEESLSGFREMARFRNSLVHIYWDVDDSVIHEILHDHTKDLSVLLDVLCRTLGIEG
- the alr gene encoding alanine racemase, producing the protein MRPTWAEVHLETLKANVRELLRLTAPGAVMMAVVKASAYGHGAVPAAKACLEAGAEWLGVALMEEALELRASGIEGPLMVLGGVSPEAMRVAVKMDVGFPVFSGEHVRQAAAASRESGRAARVHLKVDTGMGRIGARVGSGMEDLIQALKYTPGVHLEGTFTHFACADWEDLSYTRRQFEIFQGALRLLEEAGLDPGLRHTANSAACLDLPWSHLDMTRPGLSLYGYYPSQHLRSRARLEPCLEWKTRTVQVKVVPGGELIGYGSTHRTPGDRVIATVPVGYADGYSRAFSNRGEVLVKGKRVPVIGRVCMDQMMLDLGVPGSLGDPRDLLGETVVLLGRQGDERITADDLASGMGTIAHEVLTRIGERVPRVHL